One genomic segment of Methanothermobacter wolfeii includes these proteins:
- a CDS encoding heavy metal translocating P-type ATPase: MGCECSECYHSGKSRKVLLISAALLAAGIYMQFTDSSLYIIPLLLAVAVSGYSIFRGAFRSLRHGRFSVDFLMTVAVIGAILLGDYAEAALVTVLFYLAEYLEEYAGERSERSVESLIRLRPAEARVIEDGAEGTRSIDEVRKGDVIAVRGGDSIPLDGIIIRGTSRVDQSNITGESIPVKKGEGDEVFAGTQNLDGYLEIEVTRTSRNTILSRVIETVRRSALRRSRREKFIERFASIYTPAVMVLAVLTAAVPIILGYNPMEWIYRALVLLVISCPCALLISTPVAMVSGMTSAAGRSILVKGSEFLEKMASVNTVLFDKTGTLTEGSFEVLSVEPGERSEEILRIAASLESRSSHPIAEAIKGAYTGETDEVDEFRSVKGRGVSGRINGRTYTIGSPELFNEGSDGKGTTVLLADEDGIMGRITLGDQLRDSAPRVMEKLGEKGIETMMVTGDHEGVASEIASGAGIRDYRAGLFPEDKMRIINEMASRGTVAMVGDGVNDAPALAAADVGIAMGVRGSDVALETADVTLVEDDLERIDELIDLSRRTIRTVKLNTGITVTVKLSLAVFSILGFVPLWLAVAAGDVGLSLFVIVNSLLAGRM; the protein is encoded by the coding sequence ATGGGCTGTGAATGCAGTGAATGTTACCACAGCGGAAAAAGCAGAAAGGTTCTTTTAATCTCAGCAGCCCTCCTTGCAGCAGGGATCTACATGCAGTTTACTGACAGTAGCCTCTACATCATCCCCCTCCTCCTTGCGGTTGCAGTATCTGGCTACAGCATATTCAGGGGTGCATTCAGGTCCCTGAGGCATGGAAGGTTCAGCGTAGACTTCCTCATGACGGTGGCGGTCATCGGCGCCATACTCCTCGGGGATTACGCCGAGGCAGCCCTCGTAACCGTCCTCTTCTACCTTGCAGAGTACCTGGAGGAATACGCCGGTGAAAGGTCAGAAAGGTCGGTGGAGTCCCTCATAAGATTAAGGCCAGCAGAGGCCCGGGTCATTGAGGACGGAGCTGAAGGGACAAGGAGTATTGATGAGGTCAGGAAGGGGGACGTTATCGCTGTAAGGGGCGGTGACTCAATACCCCTGGACGGCATCATCATAAGGGGAACCTCAAGGGTTGATCAGTCAAACATAACAGGAGAATCCATACCGGTTAAAAAAGGGGAGGGTGATGAGGTATTCGCAGGGACGCAGAACCTTGACGGCTACCTTGAAATTGAGGTTACAAGGACCTCAAGGAACACCATACTCTCAAGGGTGATTGAAACAGTGAGGAGATCAGCACTGAGGAGATCCAGGAGGGAGAAGTTCATTGAAAGGTTCGCATCCATATACACCCCGGCTGTCATGGTCCTTGCAGTTCTAACGGCAGCAGTACCCATCATACTCGGCTATAACCCCATGGAGTGGATATACAGGGCACTGGTGCTCCTGGTGATATCCTGTCCATGCGCCCTCCTGATATCAACACCTGTTGCCATGGTCTCAGGGATGACATCAGCCGCAGGAAGGAGTATACTGGTCAAGGGATCCGAGTTCCTTGAGAAGATGGCCTCAGTTAACACGGTACTCTTTGATAAGACAGGTACACTTACAGAGGGTAGCTTTGAGGTGCTTTCTGTTGAACCCGGCGAGAGGTCAGAGGAGATCCTCAGGATCGCAGCATCCCTTGAGAGCAGATCATCCCATCCAATCGCAGAGGCCATCAAAGGGGCATACACTGGAGAAACAGATGAAGTGGATGAATTCAGGTCGGTTAAGGGGAGGGGTGTTTCAGGAAGGATCAATGGAAGGACCTACACCATTGGAAGCCCAGAGCTCTTCAATGAAGGATCAGATGGAAAGGGCACCACCGTACTCCTTGCCGATGAGGATGGAATCATGGGAAGGATCACCCTGGGCGATCAGCTGAGGGACTCGGCACCTCGTGTCATGGAAAAACTGGGGGAGAAGGGGATAGAGACCATGATGGTTACAGGTGACCATGAGGGTGTCGCATCTGAGATTGCATCAGGAGCAGGTATCAGAGATTACAGGGCAGGGCTATTTCCTGAGGATAAGATGAGGATAATCAATGAAATGGCCTCCAGGGGTACTGTTGCAATGGTAGGTGATGGTGTTAATGATGCACCGGCACTTGCAGCTGCAGATGTGGGTATAGCCATGGGTGTTCGGGGATCCGATGTTGCCCTTGAAACTGCGGATGTAACCCTTGTTGAGGATGACCTTGAAAGGATAGATGAACTCATTGACCTAAGCAGGAGAACAATCCGCACGGTGAAATTAAACACTGGAATCACGGTAACCGTCAAATTATCACTTGCAGTTTTCTCCATCCTGGGATTCGTACCCCTCTGGCTTGCCGTGGCTGCAGGTGACGTGGGATTATCCCTCTTTGTTATAGTAAACAGTCTCCTTGCAGGGAGGATGTGA
- a CDS encoding pyridoxamine 5'-phosphate oxidase family protein gives MMTQEMMDAVEKELVFVATADEEGTPNVVPIGFARPLDDRTILIADNYMKKTIRNLHENPRIALIPQNARECPYQFKGTVEIFKSGKYFDMVVEWAQNVMTELEPKSAILMKVEEIYSVKPGPEAGEKVA, from the coding sequence ATGATGACTCAGGAGATGATGGATGCAGTGGAAAAAGAACTTGTTTTTGTTGCAACTGCAGATGAGGAGGGCACACCCAACGTTGTGCCAATAGGATTCGCAAGGCCCCTCGATGACAGGACAATCCTCATCGCAGATAACTACATGAAGAAGACCATCAGGAACCTCCATGAAAACCCCAGAATAGCACTGATACCCCAAAATGCCAGGGAATGCCCCTACCAGTTCAAGGGAACCGTTGAAATATTCAAATCAGGGAAATACTTCGACATGGTTGTTGAATGGGCCCAGAACGTAATGACAGAACTGGAACCAAAATCAGCCATCCTCATGAAGGTGGAGGAGATATACTCAGTGAAACCAGGACCCGAAGCCGGTGAAAAGGTAGCTTAA
- a CDS encoding CBS domain-containing protein encodes MKVKEIMDKEFIVVSAGDKVVDVSMKMEKTRKFTTPVVDDDMKLVGWVTSFDVMRGLRDGLESVSDIMHPTEEIVYVNENDPARLAVLETAHNKLVSIPVLDDDGRVVGVVRSFDIVETLSQLYEIKVSKIFEAMNQELKGVSWDELMEAAAIITRRRTGKRIKPAEYEERIKNSTFGEAIWATGGLEKFFVGLIAIGELVIARKIARARK; translated from the coding sequence ATGAAAGTTAAGGAGATTATGGATAAGGAGTTTATAGTTGTCTCCGCCGGGGATAAGGTTGTTGATGTCTCCATGAAGATGGAGAAGACAAGGAAGTTCACAACACCGGTTGTGGATGATGACATGAAACTTGTTGGATGGGTTACAAGCTTTGATGTTATGAGGGGCCTGCGGGATGGACTTGAGAGTGTATCAGACATCATGCACCCCACAGAGGAGATCGTTTATGTCAATGAGAACGACCCTGCAAGGCTCGCTGTCCTTGAAACCGCCCATAACAAGCTTGTGAGCATACCTGTCCTTGATGATGATGGCCGTGTGGTGGGGGTTGTCAGGTCCTTTGATATTGTGGAGACACTGTCACAGCTCTATGAGATCAAGGTCTCAAAGATATTCGAGGCCATGAACCAGGAACTCAAGGGTGTGAGCTGGGATGAGCTCATGGAGGCAGCTGCAATAATCACCAGGAGGCGGACGGGTAAAAGGATAAAGCCGGCGGAGTATGAGGAAAGGATAAAGAATTCAACCTTCGGGGAGGCTATATGGGCTACGGGGGGCCTTGAGAAGTTCTTCGTCGGCCTTATAGCCATAGGTGAACTTGTCATTGCAAGGAAGATTGCAAGGGCAAGGAAGTAA
- a CDS encoding ACT domain-containing protein, with product MRLNLVIELRDVPGQLVSVLEPLGSSGANIVTVIHERDREYGPVVPVQLTVEGDKETLDLAVSKLRERGVNIIEMDGVPLKEKFTTILIGDLGEGDLQETVNSINSLEGATVSDLSLKISEKGGSAARITVEADHGSRDTVLERIQGIARERKLLVIGEV from the coding sequence ATGCGTTTGAACCTTGTAATTGAACTTCGGGACGTTCCAGGGCAGCTCGTATCGGTCCTGGAGCCCCTGGGAAGTTCAGGTGCGAATATAGTCACGGTTATACATGAGAGGGACCGTGAATACGGTCCGGTGGTCCCTGTGCAGCTCACGGTGGAGGGTGATAAGGAGACCCTTGACCTTGCAGTCAGCAAACTCAGGGAGAGGGGCGTGAATATAATAGAGATGGATGGAGTCCCCCTCAAGGAGAAGTTCACAACCATCCTCATAGGCGACCTGGGTGAGGGCGACCTTCAGGAGACAGTTAACTCCATAAACAGCCTGGAAGGCGCCACGGTATCCGACCTATCACTGAAGATATCAGAGAAGGGTGGATCAGCTGCAAGGATAACCGTTGAGGCAGACCACGGGTCAAGGGACACGGTACTTGAAAGGATACAGGGCATAGCCAGGGAGAGGAAACTCCTGGTTATAGGTGAGGTGTGA
- a CDS encoding asparagine synthetase B produces MCGIAGYRGPGAEKLVEKMLAAQKHRGPDASGIYHDGRVRITTPAGEEVLEAPVTGDVALGHNLLSIIGGPQPVTGRGVLVFNGEIYNHRELHGEGSDAEVLLKLIEEQEGDMEEVLRSTVNTIDGDYAFAYYDGENLALVRDPVGVKPLHHSGEAFASEKKALWRIGLGDVGTLKPGHALINGREVRLRGLPEPEPLRAGYDELRDELIARLRSAVEKRTRGLDRAAMVFSGGVDSTMLAVLLKEHLDIRLYAVGTRGAGDLEFASRAADDLKLDLEIIEVDEETIREALPGVLTAIEEYSVMKIGVAMPLYIASGRASSEGYRVMFSGQGADELFAGYHRYRRLLEEGKLEEALIHDLENIYHVNLERDDAAAMANSMELRVPFLDLEVIGLAVSIPISYRILGPGDELRKRILREAALELGVPEYIAMRPKKAAQYGSGIDRILRRKVLPEFDHESFMEKLMGTRESNR; encoded by the coding sequence ATGTGCGGAATCGCAGGTTACAGGGGCCCCGGAGCAGAGAAACTCGTGGAGAAGATGCTGGCAGCCCAGAAACACAGGGGACCCGACGCATCAGGCATCTACCATGACGGCAGGGTAAGGATAACCACCCCTGCAGGGGAGGAGGTGTTGGAAGCGCCGGTCACAGGGGACGTTGCCCTGGGCCACAACCTCCTCTCAATAATCGGCGGACCCCAGCCGGTAACTGGAAGGGGGGTCCTGGTCTTCAACGGGGAAATCTACAACCACAGGGAACTCCATGGTGAAGGATCCGATGCAGAGGTGCTCCTGAAACTCATCGAGGAACAGGAGGGCGACATGGAGGAGGTCCTCAGATCCACGGTTAACACCATAGACGGGGACTACGCCTTCGCCTACTATGACGGTGAAAACCTTGCACTGGTACGCGACCCTGTGGGTGTTAAGCCACTCCACCATTCAGGAGAGGCCTTTGCCTCCGAGAAGAAGGCCCTCTGGAGGATAGGCCTGGGGGATGTGGGGACACTTAAACCAGGGCACGCACTCATAAATGGCAGGGAAGTCAGGCTTAGGGGGTTACCTGAACCAGAACCCCTCAGGGCAGGATATGATGAGCTCAGGGATGAACTCATAGCAAGGCTAAGATCCGCGGTTGAGAAGAGGACCCGGGGACTTGACAGGGCAGCCATGGTATTCTCCGGGGGCGTTGACAGCACAATGCTCGCCGTCCTCCTCAAGGAACACCTGGACATCAGGCTCTACGCGGTGGGCACCAGGGGGGCAGGGGACCTTGAATTCGCCTCAAGGGCTGCAGATGACCTCAAGCTGGACCTTGAGATAATTGAAGTAGACGAGGAGACGATCAGGGAGGCCCTCCCGGGTGTCCTTACAGCCATCGAGGAGTACAGTGTCATGAAGATAGGGGTTGCCATGCCCCTCTACATTGCATCAGGGAGGGCGTCCTCTGAGGGCTACAGGGTCATGTTCTCTGGTCAGGGGGCAGATGAACTCTTTGCAGGTTACCACCGCTACAGGCGCCTCCTTGAGGAGGGGAAACTGGAGGAGGCCCTCATCCATGACCTTGAAAACATATACCATGTGAACCTTGAGAGGGATGATGCGGCTGCAATGGCAAACTCCATGGAGCTCAGGGTGCCCTTCCTTGACCTGGAGGTTATAGGACTTGCGGTGAGCATACCCATCAGTTACAGGATACTGGGCCCTGGGGATGAGCTGAGAAAGAGGATACTCAGGGAAGCGGCCCTTGAACTGGGGGTTCCTGAGTACATAGCCATGAGACCTAAGAAGGCGGCCCAGTATGGTTCAGGGATAGACAGGATACTCAGGAGGAAGGTCCTGCCGGAATTCGACCATGAATCCTTCATGGAGAAACTCATGGGGACTCGCGAAAGCAACCGGTAG
- the gatC gene encoding Asp-tRNA(Asn) amidotransferase subunit GatC, with the protein MKIEKEAEKILEEFSKALEGVPELEETYYIVDNLNRTKEDRVEKFNPEKILRNAPVDEDGNIVVERGEWTQ; encoded by the coding sequence ATGAAGATAGAGAAAGAGGCTGAGAAGATACTTGAAGAATTTTCAAAGGCCCTTGAAGGCGTGCCTGAACTTGAAGAGACATACTACATCGTGGATAACCTTAACAGGACAAAGGAGGACAGGGTTGAAAAATTCAACCCCGAGAAGATCCTCAGAAACGCCCCTGTTGATGAGGACGGTAACATAGTGGTTGAGAGGGGTGAATGGACCCAGTAG
- a CDS encoding 4Fe-4S binding protein has translation MDIIFRKKLEDLQRDIALKSMDLEDRAEAADIEIDRCSVRDKFIDITPKCVRCNLCVEECPVDAIADSDAHRAARILDNCVRCEICAQTCPIRCINVVESTASIDDEVKYDLEYLKIPHRKLRMKEIEVTDRCTLCGTCTRFCPTGAIELGEDRATVDESICIGCGACVNVCPSDAVELERELGPVLKTKRLLVDQDACVECLVCEENCPTGAIRLEDGEVVVDDEKCILCEVCSTKCPVAALKLERLSDES, from the coding sequence ATGGATATTATTTTCAGGAAGAAACTGGAGGACCTCCAGAGGGATATTGCACTGAAATCAATGGACCTTGAGGACAGAGCCGAGGCGGCTGACATTGAAATCGACAGGTGCAGTGTTCGTGATAAATTCATAGACATAACACCCAAGTGTGTAAGGTGCAATCTCTGTGTTGAGGAGTGCCCGGTTGATGCAATTGCAGATTCAGATGCCCACAGGGCTGCAAGGATACTTGATAACTGCGTCAGGTGCGAGATCTGCGCCCAGACATGCCCCATAAGATGCATAAACGTTGTTGAGAGCACTGCCAGCATCGATGATGAGGTTAAATACGACCTTGAGTACCTGAAGATACCCCACAGGAAGCTCCGCATGAAGGAGATAGAGGTTACAGACAGGTGCACCCTCTGCGGTACATGCACCCGTTTCTGCCCCACAGGCGCCATAGAGCTGGGGGAGGACAGGGCAACCGTTGATGAGTCAATCTGCATTGGCTGCGGTGCATGTGTGAATGTGTGCCCCTCTGATGCCGTTGAACTTGAAAGGGAACTGGGCCCGGTTCTGAAGACAAAGAGGCTGCTTGTGGATCAGGATGCCTGTGTGGAGTGTCTGGTGTGTGAGGAGAACTGTCCAACCGGAGCCATAAGGCTTGAGGATGGAGAAGTTGTGGTTGATGATGAGAAATGTATACTCTGCGAGGTCTGTTCCACTAAATGTCCCGTGGCAGCACTGAAACTGGAGAGGTTGTCAGATGAAAGTTAA
- a CDS encoding pseudomurein-binding repeat-containing protein encodes MRRSVCMLLACILLINLSSAGYAVNSDENTAPVADEDELAAEDSAGFQSTINQTDTLLSEESSSGTVSESLMESREGNSGPTSEDTAKTENGDLAPCEVKCETDCSINDSEDSEEYGDNSGTLYEAEDSEEYGDNSGTLYEAAGGTVITQEAVLLAAASLKTYIESSGKLPSTVTVGGQVLTVDQFMDLMLKTLLRISGTATALTVRTVQTAPNPSGTATGTLQKTAYLDLAKNVLNFINTNNRAPNYITAGIGKISYQSFIHAISKILTFHQTNKRLPNYVTVQRITSAITPAPVSGSVTQEAVLLAAASLKTYIESSGKLPSTVTVGGQVLTVDQFMDLMLKTLLRISGTATALTVRTVQTAPNPSGTATGTLQKTAYLDLAKNVLNFINTNNRAPNYITAGIGKISYQSFIHAISKILTFHQTNKRLPNYVTVQRITSTSPPASLETRRENDPYNGEGLSGYLVATANCQVNDSTIRSLAANLTAGLSSAWDKATAIFNWVRDKVSYSFYYNTRYGAVNTLKYRTGNCVDQTHLLIALFRAAGLAARYVHGTCTFNSGNTYGHVWAQVLVGDTWYAADPTSSSNSLGAVRNWNTATAKIRGKYASLPF; translated from the coding sequence ATGAGAAGATCCGTATGCATGCTCCTTGCATGCATACTTCTCATAAATTTGAGTTCAGCAGGCTATGCAGTAAATTCAGATGAAAACACAGCACCCGTGGCAGATGAAGATGAGTTGGCGGCGGAAGACTCTGCAGGATTTCAGAGCACGATAAACCAGACCGATACACTCCTGAGTGAAGAATCGAGTTCAGGAACCGTATCAGAGAGTCTGATGGAGAGTAGAGAAGGTAATTCAGGACCCACATCAGAGGACACTGCAAAGACTGAGAACGGTGATTTAGCACCCTGTGAAGTTAAATGTGAGACCGATTGTTCTATAAATGATTCTGAGGACAGTGAAGAGTACGGTGACAATTCAGGTACCCTCTATGAGGCTGAGGACAGTGAAGAGTACGGTGACAATTCAGGTACCCTCTATGAGGCTGCCGGTGGCACGGTTATAACCCAGGAGGCTGTTCTTTTAGCTGCAGCTTCACTAAAAACGTACATCGAATCCAGTGGAAAGTTGCCATCAACGGTGACCGTTGGAGGACAGGTCCTGACCGTGGACCAGTTCATGGACCTCATGCTCAAAACACTCCTGAGGATCTCAGGGACAGCAACAGCACTCACGGTAAGAACAGTTCAGACAGCACCCAACCCATCAGGAACAGCAACAGGAACACTCCAGAAAACAGCATACCTCGACCTGGCAAAGAACGTGCTAAACTTCATCAACACCAACAACAGAGCACCCAACTACATCACAGCAGGAATAGGAAAAATATCCTACCAGAGCTTCATACACGCAATATCAAAGATCCTCACCTTCCACCAGACCAACAAAAGACTCCCAAACTACGTAACAGTACAGAGAATCACATCGGCGATAACACCTGCTCCGGTTAGCGGTTCAGTAACCCAGGAGGCTGTCCTTTTAGCTGCAGCTTCACTAAAAACGTACATCGAATCCAGTGGAAAGTTGCCATCAACGGTGACCGTTGGAGGACAGGTCCTGACCGTGGACCAGTTCATGGACCTCATGCTCAAAACACTCCTGAGGATCTCAGGGACAGCAACAGCACTCACGGTAAGAACAGTTCAGACAGCACCCAACCCATCAGGAACAGCAACAGGAACACTCCAGAAAACAGCATACCTCGACCTGGCAAAGAACGTGCTAAACTTCATCAACACCAACAACAGAGCACCCAACTACATCACAGCAGGAATAGGAAAAATATCCTACCAGAGCTTCATACACGCAATATCAAAGATCCTCACCTTCCACCAGACCAACAAAAGACTCCCAAACTACGTAACAGTACAGAGAATCACATCAACATCACCACCAGCTTCACTGGAAACAAGGCGGGAGAATGATCCATATAATGGTGAGGGCCTATCAGGCTACCTTGTTGCAACAGCGAACTGTCAGGTGAATGATTCAACAATCAGATCCCTTGCAGCTAACCTCACGGCGGGACTTAGCAGTGCATGGGATAAGGCAACAGCAATCTTCAACTGGGTCAGGGATAAGGTCAGCTACAGCTTCTACTACAACACAAGGTACGGTGCTGTAAATACCCTCAAATACAGGACAGGTAACTGTGTGGACCAGACCCACCTCCTTATAGCCCTGTTCAGGGCTGCGGGTCTGGCTGCAAGGTACGTCCACGGTACATGTACCTTCAACTCAGGTAACACCTATGGACATGTCTGGGCACAGGTACTTGTAGGGGATACATGGTACGCCGCTGACCCCACAAGTTCAAGTAACAGCCTGGGAGCTGTGAGAAACTGGAATACTGCAACAGCAAAGATAAGGGGAAAATACGCAAGTCTCCCCTTCTAG
- a CDS encoding cofactor-independent phosphoglycerate mutase, producing MKHVILVGDGMADYPLDELDGRTPLQVADKPNMDLLAAGGSCGLLKTVPDDMEAGSDVANLSIMGYDPERYYTGRGPLEAASIGVELSDEDVAFRCNLINADGVINDFNAGHIETSDATRLIEALNQHLETPGRFYPGVSYRNLFVIPGRGYRDVRTYPPHDIVGEAVDEHLPQGSEEALHIRELMTSSRKILESHEVNLKRKSEGKRRATMIWLWGQGPRPSMEPLTERYGLRGATITAVDLIKGLGIYAGLDNIEVPGATGYIDTDYRAKGRYAADALEEYDFLYIHVEAPDEAGHAGDLEEKIRAIENIDRLVLGPVLDRITEYEHRIAVLPDHPTPVEVRTHVHDPVPYLIHGEGVKGDHVTSYDEKEASKGSLGLMEGHRLIDILMNP from the coding sequence ATGAAGCATGTTATTCTCGTTGGAGATGGAATGGCAGATTACCCGCTGGATGAACTTGACGGCAGAACACCACTCCAGGTGGCTGATAAACCGAACATGGACTTACTTGCAGCAGGAGGGTCCTGCGGACTCCTTAAAACGGTCCCTGATGATATGGAGGCAGGTTCAGACGTTGCGAACCTGAGCATAATGGGATACGACCCTGAAAGATACTACACAGGGAGGGGGCCCCTTGAAGCTGCAAGTATAGGTGTTGAGCTCTCTGATGAGGACGTGGCATTCCGCTGCAACCTCATAAACGCTGATGGGGTTATAAATGACTTCAATGCAGGCCACATAGAAACATCAGACGCCACAAGGCTCATCGAGGCCCTCAACCAGCACCTTGAAACCCCTGGAAGGTTCTACCCCGGTGTAAGCTACAGGAACCTCTTCGTAATACCCGGAAGGGGGTACAGGGATGTAAGGACCTATCCACCCCATGACATCGTCGGGGAGGCCGTTGATGAACACCTCCCTCAAGGATCAGAGGAGGCCCTCCACATAAGGGAACTCATGACATCATCAAGAAAGATCCTGGAATCCCATGAGGTGAACCTTAAACGGAAATCAGAGGGTAAGAGGAGGGCCACCATGATCTGGCTCTGGGGCCAGGGACCAAGGCCCTCAATGGAGCCATTAACGGAGAGGTACGGGTTAAGGGGGGCCACCATCACGGCTGTTGACCTCATAAAGGGCCTTGGCATATACGCGGGACTGGATAACATTGAGGTGCCCGGTGCCACAGGCTACATCGATACAGACTACCGGGCCAAGGGAAGGTACGCTGCAGATGCCCTTGAGGAATACGACTTCCTCTACATCCACGTTGAGGCACCCGACGAGGCAGGCCATGCAGGGGACCTTGAGGAGAAGATAAGGGCCATAGAGAACATTGACAGACTGGTGCTGGGGCCGGTCCTTGACAGGATAACCGAGTATGAACACAGGATAGCCGTGCTCCCGGACCACCCCACCCCTGTGGAGGTAAGGACACATGTACATGACCCTGTACCCTACCTCATCCATGGCGAGGGAGTGAAGGGGGATCATGTCACATCATACGATGAAAAAGAAGCATCTAAGGGGTCCCTGGGTCTCATGGAGGGCCACAGGCTCATAGACATCCTCATGAACCCCTGA
- a CDS encoding homoserine dehydrogenase, with amino-acid sequence MDVCLVGVGAVGQGFLRAVQLKRKHLMEKYGLEIRFTGVADSSGALYSPGGLDAGEILEQKKATGRIADHPSAVEGMTGLELLHEAEYDCLVEATPTSITDGEPGRSLLLEAMNEEKHVITSNKGHLALFYSELMEAAAEKGVELRFEASVGGAMPIINLARDTLSSCTVESIIGILNGTTNFILSRMASEGSSYEQALLEAQELGIAETNPAQDVEGTDAACKAVILANAILGRPCTLRDVRVEGITGITPEAIELAAQDGYMIKLIAEVSGEKLEVGPRLVRTGSPYAVDGTLNMATLRTDLAGEVTAVGRGAGSLETASAMLTDAVSIWRNRGL; translated from the coding sequence ATGGATGTGTGTCTAGTGGGGGTTGGAGCAGTCGGTCAGGGTTTCCTCCGCGCCGTCCAGCTTAAAAGAAAGCACCTCATGGAGAAGTACGGCCTTGAAATCAGATTCACGGGTGTAGCGGACTCATCAGGCGCCCTCTACAGTCCGGGGGGCCTTGATGCAGGGGAAATCCTTGAACAGAAGAAGGCCACCGGCAGAATAGCGGACCACCCATCGGCGGTTGAGGGCATGACGGGCCTTGAACTCCTCCATGAGGCAGAATACGACTGCCTTGTTGAGGCAACACCCACCAGCATAACCGATGGTGAACCAGGAAGATCCCTCCTATTAGAGGCCATGAATGAGGAGAAGCATGTTATAACATCAAACAAGGGGCACCTGGCCCTCTTCTACTCTGAACTGATGGAGGCGGCCGCCGAGAAGGGTGTTGAACTCAGATTCGAGGCCTCTGTAGGGGGTGCGATGCCCATCATAAACCTTGCAAGGGACACCCTCTCATCATGCACCGTTGAGTCCATAATAGGCATACTTAACGGCACAACCAACTTCATCCTCTCAAGGATGGCGTCAGAGGGTTCATCCTATGAACAGGCCCTCCTCGAGGCCCAGGAGCTTGGAATAGCAGAGACAAACCCTGCTCAGGACGTTGAAGGCACTGATGCTGCCTGTAAAGCTGTTATACTTGCCAACGCAATACTTGGAAGGCCATGCACCCTCAGGGATGTCAGGGTTGAGGGGATAACAGGCATAACACCAGAGGCGATTGAACTGGCAGCCCAGGACGGCTACATGATAAAGCTCATTGCAGAGGTATCAGGTGAGAAACTGGAGGTGGGACCCAGGCTCGTGAGGACGGGTTCACCCTACGCGGTTGACGGGACACTCAACATGGCAACCCTCAGGACAGACCTTGCAGGTGAGGTCACCGCGGTTGGCAGGGGGGCAGGATCCCTTGAGACGGCCTCTGCAATGCTGACAGACGCTGTGAGCATATGGAGAAACAGGGGGCTCTGA